One window from the genome of Streptomyces cadmiisoli encodes:
- a CDS encoding NAD(P)H-hydrate dehydratase, whose product MRTAYSVETVRAAERDLMARLPEGALMQRAASGLAAACADLLGRVYGSRVVLLVGSGDNGGDALYAGARLARRGAGVTAVLLSPERAHTGGLAALRRAGGTVSGTGGAEELIARADLVVDGIVGIGGKGGLRAEAVPLAEAAARARAAVVAVDLPSGVDADSGQVNGAAVRADLTVTFGTHKPGLLVDPAREYAGSVRLVGIGLELAAEAELEALQHTDVAALLPLPGAESDKYRRGVVGIAAGSARYPGAAVLAVAGALRGGAGAVRYVGPAAEAVIARFPETLVSDRGPRSAGRVQAWVVGPGVGDDAATVAEVLTADVPVLVDADGLRLAEPAAVRGRAAPTLMTPHAGEAAALLGVAREEVEAARLTSARELAERYGAAVLLKGSTTLVAGPGGGAVRVNATGTSWLATAGSGDVLSGLAGSLLAAGLRAVDAGSVAAYLHGLAGRFAADGAPVGAHDVAEAIAAAWRDVRD is encoded by the coding sequence ATGCGGACTGCGTACAGCGTGGAGACGGTCAGGGCGGCCGAACGGGACTTGATGGCGCGGCTTCCGGAGGGCGCCCTGATGCAGCGGGCGGCCTCCGGCCTCGCCGCCGCCTGCGCGGACCTGCTCGGGCGGGTCTACGGCAGCCGGGTCGTGCTGCTGGTCGGCAGCGGGGACAACGGAGGTGACGCGCTGTACGCCGGGGCGCGGCTGGCCCGGCGCGGCGCGGGCGTGACCGCGGTCCTGCTGTCGCCCGAACGGGCCCACACCGGCGGGCTCGCGGCGCTGCGGCGGGCCGGGGGCACCGTGTCCGGCACCGGTGGCGCCGAGGAACTGATCGCGCGCGCCGACCTCGTCGTGGACGGGATCGTGGGCATCGGGGGCAAGGGCGGGCTGCGCGCGGAGGCGGTGCCGCTCGCGGAGGCGGCGGCGCGGGCGCGGGCCGCCGTCGTCGCCGTGGACCTGCCGAGCGGGGTCGACGCCGACTCCGGACAGGTGAACGGTGCGGCCGTCCGGGCCGATCTGACCGTGACGTTCGGTACGCACAAACCCGGGCTGCTGGTGGATCCGGCCCGGGAGTACGCCGGCTCCGTGCGGCTCGTCGGCATCGGCCTGGAACTGGCCGCCGAGGCGGAGTTGGAGGCTCTGCAGCACACGGACGTGGCCGCGCTGCTGCCGCTGCCGGGGGCCGAGAGCGACAAGTACCGGCGGGGTGTGGTGGGCATCGCCGCCGGGTCCGCGCGCTATCCGGGTGCCGCCGTGCTCGCCGTCGCCGGGGCGCTGCGGGGCGGGGCGGGCGCCGTACGGTACGTGGGCCCGGCCGCCGAAGCGGTGATCGCGCGGTTCCCGGAGACCCTCGTGTCCGACCGGGGGCCCCGGAGCGCGGGGCGGGTGCAGGCGTGGGTCGTCGGGCCCGGGGTCGGGGACGACGCGGCGACGGTCGCCGAGGTGCTCACGGCGGACGTGCCGGTGCTGGTGGACGCGGACGGACTGCGGCTGGCGGAGCCCGCGGCGGTACGGGGCCGGGCCGCGCCGACGCTGATGACCCCGCACGCCGGGGAGGCCGCGGCCCTGCTCGGTGTGGCCCGGGAGGAGGTCGAGGCGGCCCGGCTGACGTCGGCACGGGAACTGGCGGAGCGGTACGGGGCAGCCGTACTCCTCAAGGGGTCGACGACCCTGGTGGCCGGGCCGGGCGGCGGCGCCGTACGGGTGAACGCGACGGGCACGTCGTGGCTCGCGACCGCGGGAAGCGGGGACGTGCTGTCGGGCCTGGCCGGATCGCTGCTGGCGGCCGGGCTCCGGGCGGTGGACGCGGGCAGCGTGGCGGCGTATCTGCACGGACTGGCCGGGAGGTTCGCGGCGGACGGCGCGCCGGTGGGGGCGCACGACGTGGCCGAGGCGATCGCGGCGGCCTGGCGGGACGTGCGCGACTGA
- the alr gene encoding alanine racemase, with translation MSTTAHLPTAPLRARAEIDLGALRANVRALRALAPGAALMAVVKSDAYGHGALPCARAAVEAGATWLGTATPEEALVLRASGELPADVRIMCWLWTPQGPWREAIEAGLDVSVSGMWALREVAEAAREAGRPALIQLKADTGLGRNGCQPGEDWRELVARALEAEAEGTVRVTGLWSHFACADEPGHPSIAHQLGLFREMVAYAEQAGLRPEVRHIANSPATLTLPEAHFDLVRTGIALYGVSPSPEIGTPADFGLRPVMTLSASLALVKQVPAGHGVSYGHSYTTPGRTTLGLVPLGYADGIPRHASGNGPVLIGGKWRTVAGRIAMDQFVVDLGGDEPGTGAEAVLFGPGDRGEPTAEDWAQAAGTIAYEIVTRIGTRVPRVYVNGEQDG, from the coding sequence ATGAGTACGACTGCACATCTGCCGACCGCCCCGCTGCGTGCCCGTGCCGAGATCGATCTGGGCGCGCTGCGGGCCAATGTCCGTGCCCTGCGCGCGCTGGCGCCCGGCGCGGCCCTGATGGCCGTGGTGAAGTCCGACGCGTACGGGCACGGCGCGCTGCCGTGTGCCCGGGCGGCGGTCGAGGCCGGCGCGACCTGGCTGGGCACGGCCACGCCCGAGGAGGCGCTCGTGCTGCGCGCCTCGGGTGAGCTGCCGGCGGACGTCAGGATCATGTGCTGGCTGTGGACACCCCAGGGCCCCTGGCGGGAGGCGATCGAGGCCGGTCTCGACGTGTCCGTGAGCGGGATGTGGGCCCTGCGCGAGGTCGCCGAGGCGGCGCGCGAGGCCGGCCGGCCCGCCCTGATCCAGCTCAAGGCCGACACCGGCCTCGGGCGCAACGGCTGCCAGCCGGGCGAGGACTGGCGCGAGCTCGTCGCACGGGCCCTGGAGGCGGAGGCCGAGGGAACCGTGCGGGTCACGGGGCTGTGGTCGCACTTCGCCTGCGCCGACGAGCCCGGGCACCCGTCGATCGCCCACCAGCTCGGCCTGTTCCGGGAGATGGTGGCGTACGCGGAGCAGGCGGGGCTGCGGCCCGAGGTGCGGCACATCGCCAACTCCCCGGCCACGCTGACGCTCCCCGAGGCCCACTTCGATCTCGTCCGGACCGGAATCGCGCTGTACGGCGTCTCGCCCAGCCCCGAGATCGGCACCCCGGCCGACTTCGGACTGCGCCCGGTGATGACGCTGTCGGCGTCGCTGGCCCTGGTCAAGCAGGTCCCCGCAGGCCACGGCGTGAGCTACGGGCACAGCTACACCACACCGGGCCGGACCACCCTCGGCCTCGTCCCGCTCGGCTACGCGGACGGCATCCCCCGGCACGCCTCGGGCAACGGCCCGGTGCTGATCGGGGGGAAGTGGCGCACCGTCGCGGGCCGTATCGCGATGGACCAGTTCGTCGTGGACCTGGGCGGCGACGAGCCCGGGACCGGCGCGGAAGCCGTCCTGTTCGGGCCGGGCGACCGCGGCGAGCCCACCGCGGAGGACTGGGCCCAGGCCGCGGGAACCATCGCGTACGAAATCGTCACCCGCATCGGAACGCGCGTTCCCCGCGTCTATGTGAACGGGGAACAGGACGGGTAA
- the tsaE gene encoding tRNA (adenosine(37)-N6)-threonylcarbamoyltransferase complex ATPase subunit type 1 TsaE, translated as MEAPAAPHNPAETELTVNAPEQMRELGRRLAKLLRAGDLVMLSGELGAGKTTLTRGLGEGLAVRGAVTSPTFVIARVHPALGDGPPLVHVDAYRLGGGLDEMDDLDLDVSLSDSVIVVEWGDGKVEGLTDDRLRIAIHRTVGDTTDEVRHVTLTGIGERWAAVDLGVLTA; from the coding sequence ATGGAAGCACCAGCGGCACCGCACAACCCGGCTGAGACCGAGCTGACCGTCAACGCGCCCGAGCAGATGCGCGAGCTGGGCCGCCGCCTCGCCAAACTGCTGCGCGCCGGCGACCTGGTGATGCTCTCGGGAGAACTCGGCGCCGGCAAGACGACGCTGACCCGCGGCCTCGGCGAGGGGCTCGCGGTGCGCGGCGCGGTCACCTCGCCCACCTTCGTCATCGCCCGGGTGCACCCCGCCCTCGGCGACGGACCGCCGCTGGTCCACGTCGACGCCTACCGGCTCGGCGGCGGGCTGGACGAGATGGACGACCTCGACCTCGACGTGTCGCTGTCCGACTCGGTGATCGTCGTGGAGTGGGGCGACGGCAAGGTCGAGGGGCTGACCGACGACCGGCTGCGCATCGCCATCCACCGCACCGTCGGGGACACCACGGACGAGGTGCGGCACGTGACGCTGACCGGGATCGGCGAGCGCTGGGCCGCGGTGGACCTGGGCGTGCTCACGGCCTGA
- the tsaB gene encoding tRNA (adenosine(37)-N6)-threonylcarbamoyltransferase complex dimerization subunit type 1 TsaB — protein MLLLALDTATPAVTVALHDGSDVIASSSQVDARRHGELLLPAVDRVLDDAGLTLDAVTGVVVGIGPGPYTGLRVGLMTADTFGLVLGVPVHGVCTLDGLAYAADMEGPFVVATDARRKEVYWARYADSRTRLTEPAVDKPAEIAEQVAGLPAVGAGALLYPDTFPHAHEPEHVSAAALARLAAEKLRAGEELPAPRPLYLRRPDAQVPKNYKVVTPK, from the coding sequence GTGCTCTTGCTCGCTCTGGATACCGCCACCCCCGCCGTGACCGTCGCCCTGCACGACGGCTCGGACGTCATCGCCTCGTCCAGCCAGGTGGACGCCCGCCGGCACGGAGAACTGCTGCTGCCGGCCGTCGACCGGGTGCTCGACGACGCGGGGCTCACGCTGGACGCCGTCACCGGAGTCGTCGTGGGGATCGGCCCCGGCCCGTACACCGGGCTGCGCGTCGGTCTGATGACCGCCGACACCTTCGGGCTCGTGCTCGGCGTGCCCGTGCACGGCGTCTGCACCCTGGACGGACTGGCCTACGCGGCCGACATGGAGGGCCCCTTCGTCGTGGCGACCGACGCCCGGCGCAAGGAGGTCTACTGGGCGCGGTACGCGGACTCCCGCACGCGTCTGACCGAACCGGCCGTCGACAAGCCCGCCGAGATCGCCGAGCAGGTCGCGGGCCTGCCCGCGGTCGGCGCGGGCGCCCTGCTCTATCCCGACACCTTCCCCCACGCGCACGAGCCCGAGCACGTCTCGGCCGCCGCCCTGGCCCGCCTCGCCGCCGAGAAACTGCGAGCCGGCGAGGAACTGCCCGCACCGCGGCCGCTGTACCTGCGCCGTCCCGACGCCCAGGTGCCCAAGAACTACAAGGTGGTCACCCCCAAGTGA
- the rimI gene encoding ribosomal protein S18-alanine N-acetyltransferase, protein MTEPVTPVLREMRWWDIDPVLELEKDLFPEDAWSRGMFWSELAHSRGPGATRRYVVAEDGGRIVGYAGLAAAGAVGDVQTIAVAREQWGTGLGARLLTELLRAATAFDCAEVMLECRVDNVRARKLYERFGFEAIGVRRGYYQPGNVDALVMRLTTASGSGSAPGATSEQGTEIHG, encoded by the coding sequence GTGACCGAGCCCGTGACGCCCGTGCTGCGCGAGATGCGCTGGTGGGACATCGACCCCGTGCTGGAGCTGGAGAAGGACCTCTTCCCCGAGGACGCCTGGTCGCGGGGCATGTTCTGGTCCGAGCTGGCCCATTCCCGCGGGCCCGGGGCGACCCGGCGGTACGTGGTCGCCGAGGACGGCGGCCGGATCGTCGGCTACGCCGGGCTCGCCGCCGCCGGGGCCGTCGGCGACGTCCAGACGATCGCCGTCGCCCGTGAGCAGTGGGGCACCGGACTCGGTGCCCGGCTGCTCACCGAGCTGCTGAGGGCCGCCACCGCCTTCGACTGCGCCGAGGTGATGCTCGAATGCCGGGTGGACAACGTCCGCGCCCGGAAGCTGTACGAGCGCTTCGGCTTCGAGGCCATCGGCGTACGGCGCGGCTACTACCAGCCGGGCAACGTGGACGCCTTGGTGATGCGCCTGACCACGGCATCCGGCAGCGGCTCCGCCCCGGGTGCGACCTCTGAACAAGGAACCGAGATCCATGGCTGA
- the tsaD gene encoding tRNA (adenosine(37)-N6)-threonylcarbamoyltransferase complex transferase subunit TsaD, with translation MADEPLVLGIETSCDETGVGIVRGTTLLADAVASSVDEHARFGGVVPEVASRAHLEAMVPTIERALKDAGVGARDLDGIAVTAGPGLAGALLVGVSAAKAYAYALGKPLYGVNHLASHICVDQLEHGALPEPTMALLVSGGHSSLLLSTDITSDVRPMGATIDDAAGEAFDKIARVLDLGFPGGPVIDRYAREGDPGAIAFPRGLTGPRDPVYDFSFSGLKTAVARWIEARRAAGDEVPVRDVAASFQEAVVDVLTRKAVRACKDEGVDHLMIGGGVAANSRLRALAQERCEAAGIRLRVPRPKLCTDNGAMVAALGAEMVARNRPASSWDLSADSSLPVTEPHVPGHTHDHVHEVGEGNLYS, from the coding sequence ATGGCTGACGAACCCCTGGTGCTGGGGATCGAGACCTCCTGCGACGAGACCGGCGTCGGCATCGTCCGGGGCACCACCCTGCTCGCGGACGCCGTCGCCTCCAGCGTCGACGAGCACGCCCGCTTCGGCGGTGTCGTGCCGGAAGTGGCGTCCCGTGCGCACCTGGAGGCGATGGTGCCGACCATCGAACGGGCGCTGAAGGACGCGGGCGTCGGCGCGCGGGACCTCGACGGCATCGCGGTGACCGCCGGGCCGGGCCTCGCCGGTGCCCTGCTGGTCGGTGTCTCGGCGGCGAAGGCGTACGCCTACGCGCTGGGCAAGCCGCTGTACGGCGTCAACCACCTGGCCTCGCACATCTGCGTCGACCAGCTGGAGCACGGGGCGCTGCCCGAGCCGACGATGGCGCTGCTGGTGTCCGGCGGCCACTCGTCGCTGCTGCTGTCCACCGACATCACCTCCGACGTGCGGCCGATGGGCGCCACCATCGACGACGCGGCCGGCGAGGCCTTCGACAAGATCGCCCGGGTGCTCGACCTCGGCTTCCCCGGCGGCCCGGTCATCGACCGCTACGCCCGCGAGGGCGACCCGGGCGCCATCGCGTTCCCGCGCGGACTGACCGGCCCGCGCGACCCGGTCTACGACTTCTCCTTCTCCGGGCTGAAGACGGCGGTCGCCCGCTGGATCGAGGCCAGGCGGGCGGCGGGCGATGAGGTACCGGTCCGGGACGTGGCGGCTTCCTTCCAGGAGGCGGTCGTGGACGTGCTGACCCGCAAGGCGGTACGGGCCTGCAAGGACGAGGGCGTCGACCACCTGATGATCGGCGGCGGCGTGGCCGCCAACTCGCGGCTGCGCGCCCTCGCCCAGGAGCGCTGCGAGGCGGCCGGGATCCGGCTCCGGGTGCCGCGCCCCAAGCTGTGCACGGACAACGGGGCGATGGTCGCGGCGCTGGGCGCCGAGATGGTGGCCCGCAACCGGCCGGCGTCGAGCTGGGACCTGTCGGCGGACTCGTCGCTGCCCGTGACGGAACCGCACGTGCCCGGCCACACCCACGACCATGTGCACGAGGTCGGCGAGGGGAACCTGTACTCGTGA
- a CDS encoding alpha/beta fold hydrolase, whose translation MTESSADGVAGAAAAVASATGAAGSWRKATGIAGAAIGVLAAGAAAGVAIERMTVGRGIRRKARLALDSAGPYGALRGTPGRAHADDGTELYYEVDEVETEPGTAPRRRRLFGRKAPAPVTVVLSHGYCLSQDSWHFQRAALRGVVRTVHWDQRSHGRSERGVAQVEDGVPVTIDQLGRDLKAVMDAAAPEGPIVLVGHSMGGMTVMALAAQYPELIRERVVAVALVGTSSGRLGEVNFGLPVAGVNAVRRVLPGVLKALGQQAELVERGRRATADLFAGIIKRYSFASREVDPAVARFAERMIEGTPIDVVAEFYPAFTDHEKTEALALFRDLPVLVLAGVKDLVTPSEHSEAIADLLPDAELVLVPDAGHLVMLEHPEVVTDRLADLLTRAGAVPAGATVGGYGSTSGTAQPG comes from the coding sequence GTGACCGAGAGCAGTGCGGACGGCGTCGCGGGCGCCGCCGCGGCCGTCGCCTCCGCCACGGGGGCGGCCGGCAGCTGGCGCAAGGCGACCGGCATCGCCGGCGCCGCGATAGGCGTGCTCGCCGCCGGCGCGGCGGCCGGTGTCGCCATCGAGCGCATGACGGTCGGGCGCGGCATACGCAGAAAGGCCCGCCTCGCCCTCGACTCGGCGGGGCCGTACGGGGCGCTGCGCGGGACGCCCGGCCGGGCCCACGCCGACGACGGCACCGAGCTGTACTACGAGGTCGACGAGGTCGAGACCGAGCCGGGGACGGCGCCGCGCCGCCGCAGGCTGTTCGGCCGCAAGGCGCCCGCGCCCGTCACCGTCGTCCTCAGCCACGGCTACTGCCTCAGCCAGGACTCCTGGCACTTCCAGCGGGCCGCGCTCCGGGGCGTCGTGCGGACCGTGCACTGGGACCAGCGCAGCCACGGCCGTTCCGAACGCGGAGTGGCCCAGGTCGAGGACGGCGTACCGGTCACCATCGACCAGCTCGGCCGCGACCTGAAGGCGGTCATGGACGCGGCCGCTCCCGAGGGGCCGATCGTGCTGGTCGGGCACTCCATGGGCGGGATGACCGTGATGGCGCTGGCCGCGCAGTATCCCGAGCTGATCCGGGAGCGGGTGGTCGCCGTCGCGCTCGTCGGCACGTCGTCGGGGCGGCTCGGCGAGGTCAACTTCGGACTGCCCGTCGCGGGCGTCAACGCGGTGCGGCGGGTCCTGCCCGGCGTCCTGAAGGCGCTCGGGCAGCAGGCCGAACTGGTGGAGCGGGGACGGCGGGCCACCGCCGACCTGTTCGCCGGGATCATCAAGCGGTACTCCTTCGCGTCCCGGGAAGTGGACCCGGCCGTCGCCCGGTTCGCGGAGCGGATGATCGAGGGCACGCCGATCGACGTGGTCGCCGAGTTCTACCCGGCCTTCACCGACCACGAGAAGACCGAGGCCCTCGCCCTCTTCCGGGACCTGCCGGTGCTCGTCCTCGCCGGGGTCAAGGACCTCGTCACGCCCAGCGAACACAGCGAGGCCATAGCCGACCTGCTCCCGGACGCGGAACTGGTGCTGGTGCCCGACGCCGGGCACCTGGTGATGCTGGAGCACCCGGAGGTGGTCACCGACCGGCTCGCCGATCTCCTCACTCGTGCGGGTGCCGTCCCCGCAGGGGCTACCGTGGGTGGCTATGGAAGCACCAGCGGCACCGCACAACCCGGCTGA